A window of the Branchiibius hedensis genome harbors these coding sequences:
- a CDS encoding helix-turn-helix transcriptional regulator: MAVESATQRLARLLQLVPWLVNRQGIDIEQAAAEFGVSRAQIESDLALLFMCGTPGHMPDDLIEAEWEQGRVFLRNAETIARPLRLGVDEALALIVGLRTLGDVPGLGDRDAIDRALAKLVEATGDASAASANIQVRLADLPAALLADLRGAVRDHRRVHLRYLVASRDETTERDVDPMRVLSIDGHWYLEGWCHRAQDQRLFRLDRVESWQVLDEDGTPPPEAAPRDVASFNAEVFTSGPEDIVVTLALQPHAAWVADYYPVESAQVMPDGSVRVRLRTADLTWLRQLVWRLSGAARVIEPEQLRDDVSCGATEALAQYPDLPGLAGTTGDVG; encoded by the coding sequence ATGGCTGTCGAGTCGGCGACGCAGCGGTTGGCGCGGTTGTTGCAGTTGGTTCCCTGGCTGGTCAACCGTCAGGGCATCGACATCGAACAGGCGGCCGCCGAGTTCGGGGTCAGCCGGGCGCAGATCGAATCCGATCTGGCTCTGTTGTTCATGTGCGGAACGCCGGGGCATATGCCCGATGACCTGATCGAAGCCGAGTGGGAGCAGGGCCGGGTCTTCTTGCGCAACGCCGAGACCATCGCCCGGCCGCTGCGGCTGGGCGTCGACGAGGCGCTGGCGCTGATCGTTGGCCTGCGCACCCTCGGCGATGTGCCCGGCCTGGGGGATCGGGACGCGATCGACCGGGCCCTGGCCAAACTGGTCGAGGCCACCGGCGATGCCAGCGCCGCGTCCGCGAACATCCAGGTGCGGTTGGCCGATCTGCCTGCTGCGTTGTTGGCCGACCTGCGTGGTGCGGTGCGCGATCATCGCCGGGTACATCTGCGCTATCTGGTCGCCTCGCGCGATGAGACCACCGAGCGCGACGTCGACCCGATGCGGGTGCTGTCGATCGACGGCCACTGGTATCTCGAGGGCTGGTGCCACCGGGCCCAGGACCAGCGGTTGTTCCGACTGGACCGGGTGGAGTCGTGGCAGGTGCTAGATGAGGACGGCACTCCGCCGCCGGAGGCAGCGCCCCGGGATGTGGCCAGCTTCAACGCCGAGGTCTTCACCAGCGGACCGGAGGACATCGTGGTGACCCTTGCGTTGCAGCCTCACGCCGCTTGGGTTGCGGATTACTACCCGGTCGAGTCGGCGCAGGTGATGCCGGACGGGTCGGTACGGGTGCGGTTGCGCACGGCTGACCTCACCTGGCTGCGGCAACTGGTCTGGCGATTGAGTGGTGCGGCGCGGGTGATCGAGCCCGAGCAGTTGCGCGACGACGTCAGCTGCGGTGCCACCGAGGCGTTGGCGCAATACCCGGATCTGCCCGGCCTAGCCGGTACCACAGGTGACGTAGGGTAG
- a CDS encoding helix-turn-helix transcriptional regulator, producing MSAPSPAVKTERLLNLVICLLYTRRPLSKARIREAVPQYAQTVSDEAFDRMFERDKDELRELGIPLRTEPLDALFDDEPGYRIDQRDYALPQIAFEPDELAVLGLASRTWQQASLAGPAASALRKLEASDVERDAASIIGLEPRVRTSEPAFAPIKDAVLDQVAVRFTYRRPGGAATERTIQPWSVVNHLGRWYVTGFDQDRQAARVFRLSRIEGAVRRTGKPGGYQIPAHDAIAMISGTDGPQVTGRARVLAQPGSAHALRRRAVASRDDPSGWTELTLEYGDAESLAEEIAGFGPVVRVLEPPEVVQGVVRRLRAALDANQEGA from the coding sequence GTGAGCGCACCGTCACCGGCCGTGAAGACCGAGCGGCTGCTCAACCTGGTGATCTGCCTGCTCTACACGCGCCGCCCACTGTCCAAGGCCCGGATCCGCGAGGCGGTCCCGCAATACGCGCAGACCGTCTCCGACGAGGCGTTCGACCGGATGTTCGAGCGGGACAAGGACGAGCTGCGGGAGTTGGGTATCCCGTTGCGGACCGAGCCCCTTGACGCGTTGTTCGACGACGAACCCGGCTACCGGATCGACCAACGCGACTACGCCTTGCCACAGATCGCCTTCGAACCCGATGAGTTGGCCGTTCTGGGCCTGGCCAGCCGCACCTGGCAACAGGCCAGCCTGGCTGGTCCGGCCGCCTCCGCCCTGCGCAAACTCGAGGCGTCGGACGTCGAGCGCGACGCGGCCTCGATCATCGGCCTGGAACCGCGGGTGCGCACCAGTGAGCCGGCTTTCGCGCCGATCAAGGATGCGGTCCTCGACCAGGTCGCGGTGCGGTTCACCTACCGTCGCCCCGGTGGTGCAGCGACCGAGCGCACCATCCAACCGTGGTCGGTGGTCAATCACCTCGGCCGCTGGTACGTCACGGGCTTCGACCAGGACCGTCAGGCGGCCCGGGTCTTCCGGTTGAGCCGGATCGAAGGTGCGGTGCGGCGTACCGGCAAACCGGGGGGCTACCAGATCCCGGCGCATGACGCGATCGCGATGATCTCCGGCACCGACGGGCCGCAGGTGACCGGGCGCGCCCGCGTGCTGGCCCAGCCCGGTTCCGCGCATGCGCTGCGCCGTCGCGCCGTCGCAAGCCGCGACGACCCGTCGGGCTGGACCGAGCTCACCTTGGAGTACGGCGACGCCGAGAGCCTGGCCGAGGAGATCGCCGGGTTCGGTCCGGTCGTGCGCGTGCTCGAACCACCCGAGGTCGTCCAGGGCGTCGTACGCCGATTGCGCGCCGCCCTCGATGCCAACCAGGAAGGTGCGTGA